A genomic region of Bdellovibrionales bacterium contains the following coding sequences:
- a CDS encoding MerR family transcriptional regulator, translated as MGNGIETYKIRQVVDLTGVSEFLLRAWEDRYSAIKPARSKTGRRLYTQNDVLKVRALFSLTQMGHRVGDIAELSLSELNQMLNQNLGERSSANPKLSPFVKEIMTKAKQFAWQDVRNLILENHKIGTQKRETPKPLSWVNCLIVPLLSEISQQADSGHLSIAEEHILSAIIKESLAFKFDRKSPRNKNGPRIIFAAPEGDYHDIGIAIGFYIAGSLGANTLFLGAHMPKTELAAVCVRYKATHLVLSSTSDRKDGAKDQYLKYLNFLDRNLNTKVTLWLAGRNSQKYMVSLKRPFRIIESFDAFEAEVRAEDRKYLG; from the coding sequence ATGGGCAATGGCATAGAAACATATAAGATACGGCAAGTCGTTGACCTTACCGGAGTGAGTGAATTTTTACTGCGCGCCTGGGAAGACCGTTACTCGGCGATTAAGCCGGCACGTTCTAAAACAGGACGTCGCCTTTATACCCAAAACGATGTTCTAAAGGTACGGGCCCTGTTCTCGCTGACCCAGATGGGACATCGGGTGGGAGATATCGCTGAATTGAGCTTGAGTGAGCTCAATCAGATGCTCAATCAAAATCTTGGAGAAAGAAGTTCTGCAAATCCGAAATTGAGCCCTTTCGTGAAGGAAATAATGACTAAAGCCAAGCAATTCGCCTGGCAAGATGTGCGCAATTTGATATTGGAAAATCACAAAATAGGGACACAGAAAAGAGAAACACCTAAGCCATTAAGTTGGGTAAACTGCCTCATCGTACCCCTCCTCTCTGAGATCTCTCAGCAGGCGGATTCCGGTCACCTCTCAATTGCAGAGGAGCATATTCTATCTGCCATCATCAAAGAAAGCTTGGCCTTTAAGTTTGATAGAAAATCACCAAGAAATAAGAACGGGCCACGCATCATTTTCGCCGCTCCTGAGGGAGATTATCATGACATCGGGATTGCAATTGGCTTTTACATCGCAGGCAGTCTGGGCGCTAACACTCTTTTTCTTGGAGCGCACATGCCAAAGACTGAGCTCGCGGCGGTCTGCGTTCGATACAAAGCGACGCATTTGGTTCTCAGTTCCACATCCGACAGGAAGGACGGGGCAAAGGATCAGTACCTAAAATACTTAAATTTTTTGGATCGTAATTTGAATACCAAAGTTACGCTTTGGTTGGCCGGGAGGAATTCTCAGAAATATATGGTTTCATTGAAGCGGCCATTTCGAATCATTGAGTCTTTCGATGCCTTCGAAGCAGAAGTGAGAGCAGAAGACAGAAAATATCTTGGTTGA
- a CDS encoding alkene reductase — MTQNIVLSPITVGSLLLPNRVIMAPLTRCRASQNHIPNEMMAEYYSQRATAGLIIAEATMAMKGNSSFIAEPGIYSQEQVDGWKKVTKAVHQNGGRIFLQLWHGGRACHPILNEGQESVAPSAIAIESDIQTLQGKVPHVVPRELRDDEIPGIVAGFIFAAQNAKDAGFDGVEVHGANGYLLDEFLRESSNKRSGPYGGSLQNRAKLLLEVTDAVTGVWGAGRVGVRISPLNSYNSMKDSDPLGLTLYVAQQLNQRRVAYLHLMRADFLGKQSGDVVTSARKGFSGVLIGNMGYTPAEAHEAIKQNIINAVSFGHHYVSNPDLVACIEKGIPFVEPDVSTFYTPGPKGYIDYPRRVPTADSDHVRL, encoded by the coding sequence ATGACCCAAAATATTGTTCTTTCCCCGATCACAGTCGGATCTTTATTGCTTCCCAATCGGGTCATCATGGCGCCGCTGACTCGATGTCGAGCAAGTCAAAATCATATTCCAAATGAAATGATGGCCGAGTACTATTCCCAACGAGCGACAGCAGGATTGATCATTGCAGAGGCCACGATGGCGATGAAAGGGAACTCTTCTTTTATTGCAGAGCCGGGAATTTATTCTCAGGAGCAAGTTGACGGATGGAAGAAGGTAACAAAGGCAGTTCATCAAAATGGCGGAAGAATTTTCTTACAACTTTGGCATGGAGGGCGCGCATGTCATCCTATTTTGAATGAGGGCCAGGAATCTGTGGCCCCCTCGGCGATTGCTATTGAGAGCGATATTCAGACACTTCAAGGCAAAGTACCCCACGTTGTGCCGCGAGAACTCCGAGATGATGAAATTCCTGGCATTGTAGCTGGTTTTATATTTGCCGCACAAAACGCCAAGGACGCTGGGTTTGACGGAGTTGAAGTGCATGGAGCTAACGGATACCTTTTGGATGAGTTTTTGCGAGAATCATCCAATAAGAGATCTGGCCCCTATGGCGGCTCACTGCAAAACCGTGCTAAACTTTTGCTCGAAGTCACCGATGCAGTGACTGGCGTTTGGGGCGCGGGCCGCGTGGGCGTCCGTATATCTCCTCTAAACAGTTACAACAGCATGAAGGATTCAGATCCTCTGGGCTTGACCCTTTATGTTGCCCAGCAACTCAACCAGAGAAGAGTTGCTTATCTTCACCTCATGCGAGCGGACTTTTTGGGCAAGCAAAGTGGCGATGTTGTGACTTCCGCTCGCAAGGGATTCTCGGGCGTACTCATCGGAAACATGGGCTACACCCCTGCGGAAGCCCATGAAGCTATCAAACAAAATATCATTAATGCCGTCTCATTTGGGCATCATTATGTGAGCAATCCCGACCTTGTAGCTTGTATCGAAAAGGGCATTCCATTTGTAGAACCAGATGTTTCAACATTTTATACCCCAGGCCCCAAAGGCTATATAGACTACCCAAGAAGGGTGCCAACTGCCGATTCTGATCATGTTCGTCTTTAG
- a CDS encoding zinc ABC transporter substrate-binding protein — protein sequence MKQIFLVTILLLFFSPLAFAKLNVVTTISDLRAVAEEVGGEHVSVEGIAKGTQDPHFIEAKPSFMIKVSRADLLVSVGLDLEVGWLPSLMQGARNPKIAKGKSGFLEVGSLVQPIEVTTGKVSRAAGDVHPLGNPHVTLDPKRLGDIAVIISKRLGELDPGNAVQYERNAKSLQSRLITKSADWKARIERSGIKKIVSYHKTLSYFFDRFQISNEVILEPKPGLPPTSGHILNVIDLMKNQKISLILVENYFDPTVTNKIVKELPNIRIETVAVAVDGSPQVKTIDDLFEKLVASIEGKN from the coding sequence GTGAAACAAATCTTTTTGGTTACAATTCTTTTGCTTTTTTTCTCGCCATTGGCTTTTGCAAAATTAAATGTGGTCACAACTATTAGTGATTTACGAGCTGTCGCTGAAGAGGTTGGTGGAGAACACGTTTCTGTTGAGGGCATCGCAAAGGGCACTCAGGATCCTCACTTCATCGAGGCAAAGCCTTCTTTTATGATTAAAGTGAGCCGGGCAGATCTCTTGGTTTCTGTGGGGCTTGATTTGGAAGTTGGCTGGCTGCCCAGTCTCATGCAAGGAGCACGAAATCCAAAAATTGCAAAGGGTAAAAGTGGATTCCTCGAGGTCGGTTCACTCGTTCAGCCGATCGAAGTGACGACTGGTAAAGTTTCACGGGCAGCAGGAGACGTCCACCCGCTGGGCAATCCACATGTCACTCTCGATCCGAAGAGGCTTGGAGATATTGCAGTTATTATTTCCAAAAGACTTGGTGAACTCGATCCCGGGAATGCTGTTCAATATGAGAGAAACGCAAAGTCTTTGCAATCGCGTTTAATAACGAAAAGCGCAGACTGGAAGGCACGGATCGAGAGGTCTGGAATTAAGAAAATTGTGTCCTATCACAAAACCTTATCCTACTTCTTTGATCGATTTCAAATCTCCAACGAAGTAATACTTGAACCTAAACCAGGGCTACCCCCCACCTCTGGTCACATTCTGAATGTGATAGATCTGATGAAAAATCAAAAGATCTCACTTATCTTGGTCGAAAACTATTTTGACCCTACTGTAACTAATAAGATTGTGAAGGAGCTTCCAAATATCAGAATAGAAACTGTGGCCGTTGCCGTTGATGGATCACCTCAAGTGAAAACAATTGATGATCTCTTTGAGAAATTGGTTGCGTCCATCGAGGGTAAAAATTAG
- a CDS encoding DUF1304 domain-containing protein, producing the protein MKFDSIHVLVDSMKVEWISFFLFGIAALIHFGFFFFEAILYQRRGFHEKLGISERDHQIQKVWALNQGFYNLYLSVGTLTGLYFVMQKQIMLAGVLTSFCGVSMIVSGCVLWLSVPRLRAAALLQAIPPLLGFLFLSFHIIK; encoded by the coding sequence TTGAAATTTGATTCAATTCATGTTTTGGTCGATTCTATGAAAGTGGAGTGGATCAGCTTTTTTCTTTTTGGTATTGCGGCTCTCATTCATTTTGGTTTCTTTTTCTTCGAGGCAATTCTCTATCAGCGTCGAGGATTTCATGAAAAATTGGGTATTTCTGAACGTGACCATCAAATTCAAAAAGTTTGGGCTTTAAATCAGGGCTTTTATAATTTGTATCTCAGTGTGGGTACGCTGACTGGACTTTATTTTGTTATGCAGAAGCAAATCATGCTTGCAGGTGTTTTAACGAGTTTTTGTGGCGTCTCCATGATAGTTTCCGGGTGCGTACTTTGGCTTTCGGTCCCCCGATTGCGTGCGGCTGCATTACTGCAAGCGATACCTCCCCTGCTAGGATTTTTGTTTCTCTCATTTCATATTATTAAATAG
- a CDS encoding response regulator, producing MQQKEDFSMPTIPSTENLEPEASSLSPVKILIVEDDFTFEPIWEFIFSSLGVPVQYKWAISYTEAAQLMVHTLTQEPLFHIVISDIFLSGPESGLDLWKKFAKHFPKTFLLISRSEESKVRKHTDDHADFSPTYIRKPLEPHSCIQILKEMIGMISVANKDSRT from the coding sequence ATGCAGCAAAAAGAAGATTTTTCAATGCCGACAATTCCTTCGACGGAGAATCTAGAGCCCGAAGCCAGCTCACTGTCGCCTGTGAAAATCCTGATCGTCGAGGATGATTTTACCTTTGAGCCTATATGGGAATTCATTTTTTCCTCGCTGGGAGTGCCTGTTCAATATAAATGGGCGATTAGCTACACTGAAGCCGCGCAATTGATGGTGCACACTCTCACTCAGGAGCCATTATTTCATATTGTTATCTCAGACATTTTTTTGTCAGGACCGGAGTCGGGCTTGGATCTTTGGAAAAAATTCGCAAAACATTTTCCTAAAACCTTCCTGTTGATCTCTCGATCAGAAGAATCTAAGGTGCGGAAGCACACGGATGATCATGCTGATTTTTCTCCCACTTATATCCGGAAGCCTTTGGAGCCTCATTCTTGTATCCAGATTTTAAAGGAAATGATTGGAATGATATCAGTTGCTAATAAGGATTCTAGAACTTGA
- a CDS encoding response regulator transcription factor produces MKFSPYEFDESEQTKYGGEMRARILYIEDDPVYHVLVRGTLPGIDLLVVERIKEAERALLSFQFDAILVDIELPDGNGIDFIFNNISKGLLKDIPIVFLTGEPSISHKVTAFSLGADDFIMKPFEPLELRARLFSKIEKSRRDMAQGEIRRVGDLIIDFAKYKVFLDKGGARVDLQLTLIETRILDLLSRRQEIVFSREKILDTVWPGTCITDRTVDTHIANLRRKIKGSRVGLVTIKGVGYSVVVEPGRT; encoded by the coding sequence ATGAAGTTTTCTCCATATGAATTTGACGAGTCTGAGCAGACCAAATATGGTGGCGAGATGCGTGCCCGAATATTGTATATTGAGGATGACCCTGTTTACCACGTGCTTGTCCGGGGCACCCTACCAGGCATTGATCTTTTGGTTGTGGAGAGAATTAAGGAGGCGGAAAGGGCATTACTTTCGTTCCAATTCGATGCCATTCTCGTAGACATTGAGTTGCCGGATGGAAACGGGATTGATTTTATTTTCAATAATATTTCTAAGGGGCTTCTAAAGGATATTCCAATCGTTTTTCTCACGGGAGAACCTTCCATTTCTCACAAGGTTACGGCATTTAGCCTGGGAGCCGACGACTTTATTATGAAACCATTTGAACCGCTTGAACTCAGGGCGAGGCTTTTTTCTAAAATCGAAAAGAGCAGGAGAGATATGGCCCAGGGTGAAATAAGGCGCGTTGGTGATCTGATAATTGATTTCGCGAAATACAAGGTGTTTCTAGATAAAGGGGGAGCAAGGGTGGACTTGCAATTGACTCTCATAGAAACGAGAATTCTAGATCTTTTATCAAGAAGACAAGAGATTGTGTTTAGCCGGGAGAAAATTCTGGATACTGTGTGGCCAGGGACATGCATAACTGACAGAACCGTTGACACTCATATTGCAAATCTCAGACGTAAAATCAAAGGCTCAAGGGTTGGTCTGGTTACCATCAAGGGTGTCGGTTATTCAGTTGTCGTCGAGCCAGGCCGTACTTAG
- a CDS encoding metal ABC transporter permease, whose product MQHDWIQVFHFLAAPFAMCLILAGIHCYLGLHVLARGVIFVDLSLAQVAAFGATLAIYFGFDHHSPATYLTSLGCTFCAAALFAIARKHEKQFSQEAIIGIVYALASATIVLVVDKIAHGAEHIKDILVGQVLWVTWPDVFKTGLIYLAVSMIHYIFRRQLLAASFHGSNNISGFWDFLFYALFGVVITSSVSVAGVLQVFAYLIVPSVVGSLLFKTIRSRLLFGWTLGFVLSFSCLWLSYIWDLPAGAFIVVCFSSLPILMLVGKIIHRGKASEQE is encoded by the coding sequence ATGCAGCACGATTGGATCCAGGTATTTCACTTTTTAGCGGCGCCATTTGCTATGTGTCTTATTCTTGCTGGGATTCATTGCTACCTAGGCCTTCACGTTTTGGCTAGAGGTGTTATCTTTGTTGATTTAAGTTTAGCGCAAGTCGCCGCCTTTGGCGCAACTCTCGCCATTTATTTTGGATTTGATCACCACTCGCCTGCCACTTACCTGACTTCTCTCGGCTGCACATTTTGTGCAGCCGCATTGTTTGCAATCGCTCGAAAACATGAGAAGCAGTTCTCACAGGAAGCCATCATTGGGATCGTGTATGCTCTGGCTTCTGCTACGATCGTTCTTGTCGTCGACAAAATTGCACATGGTGCTGAACACATCAAAGATATCTTGGTCGGGCAAGTTCTTTGGGTCACCTGGCCAGATGTATTTAAGACAGGACTCATTTATTTGGCCGTTTCGATGATTCACTATATTTTTCGTCGCCAACTTTTGGCCGCTTCGTTTCATGGTTCCAATAATATTTCAGGTTTTTGGGACTTCTTGTTTTATGCCCTTTTTGGTGTCGTTATTACTTCTTCAGTAAGCGTGGCCGGGGTGCTACAGGTCTTCGCTTATTTAATAGTTCCATCTGTCGTCGGTTCTCTTCTGTTCAAAACCATTCGTTCCCGTCTTCTATTTGGTTGGACCCTTGGATTTGTCTTGAGCTTTTCATGCCTCTGGCTCAGTTACATCTGGGATCTTCCGGCCGGCGCATTTATTGTCGTCTGTTTTTCGTCATTGCCAATCCTGATGCTTGTGGGAAAAATCATTCATCGCGGAAAGGCCTCCGAACAGGAATAA
- a CDS encoding response regulator, with product MGALALISIQLQRENSSARELINRRYEALKKQQLLSSIVSELRTWEPFLKLVTSHRENSFSSLDFLKDSTKKIDSHFQTLNSLESNSAEENTLFHSLRNEWIEKSLTIQSLQTLDSVGQINLAKIGFLIDHLSNFNREIVEAVHPIVLSESSFVERHIDWLFYGSLSLTLLSGLILLNDHRLMRADLLSLKKSKSETLRSSNLKTQFLATMSHEIRTPLNGIVALSDLLIKRQDEKPDPQFLQTISDSGRTLMRIVDDILEFSKFEAGMVDIKSKDFDLKKLIEGILNGLNPKAEAKGIYLVSKFRPEFPVMVNGDRERLAQILFNIIGNAIKFTSTGGVILTVERLKKEVQEFRFAIQDTGIGMTPDQTAKIFQPFVQFEKSGTSGEPGCGLGLCISQKLVQAMGGELKIFSKVQSGTEINFEIPLKAAKVTVAPTSKVKKIKKIKGEAESLDQNGRDLILVAEDVKSNQIVVSAILKELGFQSVIATNGSEALSLIIQKGKSFSMVLMDCQMPEMDGFEATKRIRKLGNHFIPVLAMTADVSTQNKIACMNSGMDEVISKPISLEHVKNRLDRYLSSASEATLPMALESLSEKIGKVATSKVLKFYLKSLREVLSFENTYEQYKDLTELTRLGHKLKSSSYTVGAIELGKAFERLESCDDFDSAIGFFNEDIRPLIYKTHREMSSLSLNSTREKKTIPLSSYKNIEAQASHFGG from the coding sequence ATGGGTGCACTCGCCCTGATCTCGATACAATTGCAGCGTGAAAACTCAAGCGCCAGGGAATTAATCAACAGAAGGTACGAAGCTCTAAAGAAGCAACAACTATTGAGTTCAATTGTCTCCGAATTGAGAACCTGGGAGCCATTCCTCAAGCTTGTCACCTCCCACAGAGAGAACTCTTTCTCTTCATTGGATTTCTTGAAAGATTCGACAAAAAAAATTGATTCCCATTTCCAGACGCTAAATTCTTTGGAATCAAATAGTGCAGAAGAAAATACCTTGTTTCATTCCCTCAGAAACGAATGGATCGAAAAGTCATTAACGATTCAATCACTTCAAACTCTTGACTCTGTAGGCCAAATTAACTTAGCTAAAATCGGGTTTTTGATTGATCATTTAAGTAACTTTAATAGAGAAATTGTTGAGGCTGTCCATCCGATAGTCCTCTCTGAGTCTTCATTTGTTGAAAGGCATATCGACTGGCTTTTTTATGGATCTTTGTCTTTGACCCTGCTTTCAGGCCTCATTCTTCTTAATGACCACAGATTAATGCGCGCAGATCTCCTTTCGCTCAAAAAGTCTAAAAGTGAAACTTTGCGGTCGTCGAATCTAAAAACCCAATTTCTTGCTACGATGAGCCATGAAATTAGAACACCACTCAATGGGATTGTTGCTTTGTCTGACCTCCTTATCAAGAGGCAAGATGAGAAACCTGATCCACAGTTTCTCCAGACAATATCTGATTCTGGCAGGACTCTGATGAGAATTGTAGATGATATTCTTGAATTCTCCAAGTTTGAGGCTGGCATGGTGGACATCAAGAGCAAGGATTTTGACTTGAAAAAGCTCATCGAGGGTATTTTAAATGGACTGAATCCAAAAGCCGAAGCCAAGGGAATTTACTTGGTCTCAAAATTTCGGCCTGAATTTCCAGTAATGGTAAACGGAGACAGGGAAAGGCTAGCTCAGATCTTGTTCAATATAATTGGAAACGCGATTAAATTTACAAGTACGGGAGGTGTTATCCTCACGGTCGAAAGACTCAAAAAAGAAGTGCAGGAATTCAGGTTTGCAATCCAAGACACAGGCATTGGCATGACACCCGACCAAACTGCAAAGATCTTTCAACCCTTTGTCCAATTTGAGAAATCCGGCACATCTGGCGAACCCGGATGCGGACTAGGTCTCTGTATCAGCCAGAAGCTTGTCCAAGCTATGGGTGGAGAACTCAAAATCTTTTCAAAAGTTCAAAGTGGAACCGAGATAAATTTCGAAATCCCACTGAAAGCAGCCAAGGTGACTGTTGCCCCTACCTCAAAAGTGAAGAAAATTAAAAAAATAAAGGGAGAAGCAGAGTCACTGGATCAGAATGGCCGAGATTTGATTTTGGTTGCTGAAGATGTGAAGTCAAATCAAATTGTCGTTTCAGCGATCTTGAAGGAGTTGGGTTTTCAGTCCGTTATTGCCACAAATGGAAGCGAGGCCCTTTCTTTGATTATTCAAAAAGGAAAATCATTTTCTATGGTCCTTATGGATTGCCAGATGCCTGAGATGGATGGATTTGAAGCAACCAAAAGGATAAGAAAGCTTGGAAATCACTTTATTCCTGTATTGGCAATGACTGCTGACGTAAGTACTCAAAACAAAATCGCATGTATGAATTCAGGAATGGATGAAGTGATTTCGAAACCAATTTCTTTGGAACACGTAAAGAACCGATTGGATCGCTACTTGAGTTCTGCGAGCGAGGCGACGCTACCGATGGCGCTGGAATCTCTCAGTGAGAAAATAGGGAAGGTGGCTACAAGTAAGGTATTGAAATTCTATTTGAAAAGCCTCAGGGAGGTTTTGTCTTTTGAAAATACCTATGAGCAATACAAGGACCTGACTGAACTAACACGGCTTGGGCACAAGCTCAAGTCATCCTCATATACGGTTGGAGCCATAGAATTGGGAAAGGCATTCGAAAGACTGGAATCCTGTGATGACTTCGATTCGGCCATCGGGTTTTTCAATGAGGATATCCGACCACTTATTTATAAAACTCACAGAGAGATGAGTTCCTTATCTCTAAATTCCACACGTGAGAAGAAAACGATCCCTCTGAGTTCCTACAAGAATATTGAAGCACAGGCCAGCCATTTTGGAGGATAA
- a CDS encoding deoxyribodipyrimidine photo-lyase, whose translation MDYDLSLVWLRRDLRLEDHQALSKACSESNRIAVIFVFDSQILGKLKSKSDPRVSFISDSIREIDNQLKKLGSGLIVLIGDPEVEVPKVAKKMKANAVFFNEDYEPSAKLRDNAVLKFLKEENIKGFSLKDHVIFSGPELNKSDGSPYKMYTPYKNAWLKRLTPSDYLPKKGDKRKFLASGNISSLPVIPRLEDLGFERSSILVRSHRPGRKNGVGCLNKWASGLPEYHKTRDFPGLSQGTSGLSVHLRFGTISIRECVRLCFKSPNRGTAIWLSELIWRDFYQMILDRYPYVVQGSFKRDCDKIVWEGSRANFKAWCEGRTGFPIVDAGMRQLNQTGWMHNRLRMITASFLVKDLLVDWRKGEAYFAEKLLDFDLAANNGGWQWCASTGCDAQPYFRIFNPVLQSKKFDPECKYIKQWVPELKSLSPSEIHCLSLGAPQQPIKSFKIGRDYPEPIVVHSHQKMRFLQMYKRGSN comes from the coding sequence ATGGACTATGATTTGAGTCTCGTTTGGCTCAGACGTGATCTTCGACTTGAGGATCATCAGGCGCTGAGCAAGGCCTGTTCTGAATCCAATCGAATCGCCGTGATCTTTGTTTTTGATTCCCAGATCCTGGGCAAGCTAAAATCAAAATCAGATCCCAGGGTATCTTTCATTTCCGACTCAATTCGAGAAATTGACAATCAACTGAAGAAACTGGGATCAGGCTTAATTGTTCTGATTGGCGACCCAGAGGTTGAGGTCCCTAAAGTGGCAAAAAAAATGAAGGCCAATGCTGTATTTTTTAATGAGGACTATGAGCCATCCGCAAAATTACGAGACAATGCAGTTCTTAAATTCTTGAAAGAGGAGAATATCAAGGGATTTTCCCTTAAAGACCATGTTATATTTTCTGGACCTGAGCTGAATAAATCCGATGGCAGCCCTTACAAGATGTACACTCCCTACAAGAACGCGTGGCTGAAGAGATTAACACCCAGCGATTATCTTCCAAAAAAGGGGGATAAGCGGAAATTTCTAGCGTCCGGAAATATTTCATCTCTCCCAGTTATTCCGAGACTTGAAGACCTGGGATTTGAAAGATCATCGATTTTAGTTCGGTCCCATAGGCCAGGCAGAAAAAATGGAGTTGGGTGTTTAAATAAATGGGCCTCTGGTTTGCCTGAGTATCACAAAACCCGCGATTTTCCGGGATTGAGTCAAGGCACCTCGGGATTGTCTGTGCACCTTAGGTTTGGGACCATTTCAATTCGAGAATGTGTCCGTCTATGTTTCAAAAGCCCGAATCGGGGGACTGCGATTTGGTTATCGGAGTTGATATGGCGGGATTTCTATCAAATGATTCTTGATCGCTATCCGTATGTTGTCCAGGGTTCATTTAAGAGGGATTGCGACAAAATCGTTTGGGAGGGAAGTCGGGCAAATTTTAAAGCTTGGTGTGAAGGTCGAACGGGATTTCCGATTGTCGATGCGGGGATGAGGCAGTTGAATCAGACTGGATGGATGCACAATCGCTTGAGAATGATCACGGCCTCTTTTTTGGTTAAGGACTTACTCGTGGACTGGAGGAAGGGTGAAGCTTATTTTGCAGAAAAGCTTTTGGATTTTGATTTAGCTGCAAATAATGGTGGCTGGCAATGGTGTGCTTCAACAGGATGCGATGCCCAACCTTACTTTCGAATATTCAATCCAGTACTGCAATCGAAGAAGTTTGATCCAGAATGTAAGTATATAAAGCAATGGGTGCCGGAGCTCAAATCCCTTTCTCCCTCAGAAATACATTGTCTGTCTTTAGGGGCGCCGCAACAGCCAATCAAATCCTTTAAAATTGGAAGAGACTATCCTGAGCCGATTGTTGTTCATTCGCACCAAAAAATGCGCTTTCTTCAGATGTACAAGCGAGGTTCAAATTGA